One Narcine bancroftii isolate sNarBan1 chromosome 3, sNarBan1.hap1, whole genome shotgun sequence DNA window includes the following coding sequences:
- the mrpl58 gene encoding large ribosomal subunit protein mL62 yields the protein MELFGECLSLVYPLSCDNGFVCSSDRLTVTYSRSSGPGGQNVNKVNTKADVRFHVATADWLSEEVRSVITAKYQNRINRAGQLIVTSEVSRYQMRNLADCLQKIRDIVTAAQEKPQPQSKETAEMRRMRVENMHRERLRQKKIHSSIKRERRVTVD from the exons ATGGAATTGTTTGGGGAGTGTTTATCATTGGTTTACCCCTTGAGCTGTGACAATGGTTTTGTGTGTTCCTCAGACCGACTCACAGTGACATATAGTCGGAGCAGTGGGCCTGGGGGACAGAATGTTAACAAAG TGAACACGAAGGCAGATGTGAGGTTCCATGTAGCAACTGCAGACTGGCTCTCGGAGGAGGTGCGCAGTGTCATCACTGCCAAG TATCAGAATCGAATCAATCGAGCGGGTCAGCTGATCGTTACCTCAGAGGTGAGCAGATACCAGATGAGGAACCTGGCTGACTGTCTGCAGAAGATTCGGGACATCGTGACAGCCGCGCAAGAAAAACCACAGCCGCAATCCAAAGAAACAGCTGAAATGCGAAGAATGAG GGTGGAGAACATGCACCGGGAGCGGCTGCGGCAGAAGAAGATTCATTCCAGCATCAAACGGGAGCGGCGGGTGACAGTGGACTGA
- the LOC138756894 gene encoding probable G-protein coupled receptor 139 → MILERSQLLTCPVLPAVNLVAIAVLLRGRCGLSRCITRYLVAMAAGALTVIISDPILKMMRLIYFPHSLLNTWAACCLLEVLVSAATESCVWFTMAFTFDRFVAICCLKLKARYCTERVATVVIGGLCLLCSLESIPWYFVYEPEYVINGVAWACQEKPSFYHSATWASYEVLHLLLTPCIPFVLILLFNALTVRYVLVVSRGRQRLTRQGTKDTELQSRRRSLILLFTISGSFILLWTTKVLFHIYHRLVPYSFVDNVMGMVAESTGDMLQVLSSCTNTFIYTVTQTPFRAELRRGITYPLHWILQFVK, encoded by the coding sequence ATGATATTGGAGAGGTCCCAGTTGCTGACATGTCCCGTCCttcccgcagtgaacctggtggcaATCGCAGTGCTCCTGCGCGGGAGGTGCGGCCTGTCCCGCTGCATTACCCGCTACCTGGTGGCCATGGCGGCCGGAGCTCTGACGGTCATCATCAGCGACCCCATTCTGAAGATGATGCGTCTGATTTACTTCCCCCACTCCCTGCTCAACACCTGGGCCGCATGCTGCCTGCTAGAGGTGCTGGTGTCGGCTGCCACTGAGAGCTGTGTCTGGTTCACCATGGCCTTCACTTTTGACCGCTTTGTGGCCATCTGCTGCCTGAAGCTGAAGGCCAGGTACTGCACCGAGAGGGTGGCGACAGTGGTCATCGGTGGACTGTGCCTGCTCTGCTCCCTCGAGAGCATCCCCTGGTACTTTGTCTATGAACCTGAGTATGTCATCAATGGGGTGGCCTGGGCTTGCCAGGAGAAGCCCAGCTTCTACCACTCAGCTACCTGGGCATCCTATGAGGTCCTGCACCTGCTGCTTACCCCCTGCATCCCCTTTGTCCTGATCCTGCTCTTCAATGCGCTGACTGTCAGGTACGTACTGGTGGTCAGCAGAGGCCGCCAAAGGCTCACACGGCAGGGGACCAAGGATACTGAGCTCCAGAGTCGCAGGAGGTCGCTCATTTTGCTCTTCACCATCTCCGGCAGCTTCATTCTACTGTGGACGACCAAAGTGTTGTTTCACATCTACCACCGCCTGGTGCCCTATTCGTTCGTGGACAACGTGATGGGGATGGTGGCGGAGAGCACAGGAGACATGTTGCAGGTGCTGAGCTCCTGTACAAACACCTTCATCTACACTGTCACCCAAACCCCATTCCGTGCTGAGCTCAGGAGAGGCATCACTTACCCACTCCACTGGATTCTGCAATTCGTCAAGTGA